In Oncorhynchus keta strain PuntledgeMale-10-30-2019 chromosome 19, Oket_V2, whole genome shotgun sequence, a single genomic region encodes these proteins:
- the LOC118374788 gene encoding muscarinic acetylcholine receptor M5-like codes for MLSFKVNSQLKTVNNYYLLSLAFADLIIGVLSMNLYTSYILMGYWSLGNLACDLWLAMDYVASNASVMNLLVISFDRYFSITRPLTYRAKRTPKRAAIMIGLAWLVSFVLWAPPILCWQYFVGGRTVPADQCQIQFFSEPVITFGTAIAAFYIPVSIMTFLYCKIYKETEKRTKDLAELQGLTTSGPPETVNKPQKTVLLQSCFSSSNDRRDRRNQASWSSSNQSNVTKTTTRSDELAWARADQVISFNSYTSSDEETHHPVSAATSQGSSKGQGQTENGQVPAGYGDDEESEYFPTATPPPKKPNKKGISYKFKPVSKDISSPQNDKKPNTDPKTAPPCLSESDQTGGQNQHQNSCPSSSTTTKPMDPVLKSQITKRKRMVLIKEKKAAQTLSAILLAFILTWTPYNIMVLISTFCSDCIPVSLWHLGYWLCYVNSTINPMCYALCNKTFQKTFKMLLMCQWRKKRGEDKLYWCGQNPAINSKMT; via the coding sequence ATGCTGTCGTTCAAGGTCAACAGTCAACTAAAGACAGTCAACAACTACTACCTTCTCAGCTTAGCTTTCGCTGACCTCATAATAGGAGTTCTGTCCATGAACTTATACACCTCATACATTCTAATGGGCTATTGGTCCTTAGGGAACCTAGCCTGTGACCTCTGGTTAGCCATGGATTACGTGGCCAGTAATGCCTCCGTTATGAACTTGTTAGTCATCAGTTTCGACAGGTACTTCTCCATCACAAGGCCGTTGACCTATAGGGCCAAGAGGACGCCGAAGAGGGCGGCTATTATGATTGGTCTAGCGTGGCTAGTGTCGTTTGTCCTCTGGGCGCCGCCTATCCTGTGCTGGCAGTACTTTGTCGGAGGTCGGACGGTCCCGGCAGACCAGTGCCAGATCCAGTTCTTCTCCGAGCCGGTGATCACGTTCGGCACCGCCATCGCTGCCTTCTATATCCCTGTCTCCATCATGACATTCCTCTACTGTAAGATCTACAAGGAGACAGAGAAACGCACCAAGGACCTGGCTGAGCTGCAGGGCCTCACCACATCTGGTCCCCCAGAGACTGTTAATAAACCCCAGAAAACAGTTCTGTTACAGTCCTGTTTCAGCTCCAGCAACGAcaggagggacagaaggaaccAGGCCTCGTGGTCCTCGTCCAATCAGAGTAACGTCACCAAGACCACGACCCGGTCGGACGAGTTGGCCTGGGCCCGGGCCGACCAGGTCATATCCTTCAACAGCTACACCTCATCTGACGAGGAGACTCATCATCCTGTTTCCGCTGCAACTTCCCAGGGGTCGTCCAAAGGTCAAGGTCAGACTGAAAACGGACAGGTGCCCGCTGGTTATGGTGATGATGAAGAAAGCGAGTACTTTCCGACCGCCACCCCACCTCCGAAAAAACCCAACAAGAAGGGCATCTCCTACAAGTTCAAACCGGTCTCGAAGGATATCAGCAGCCCTCAGAATGACAAAAAACCCAACACAGACCCTAAAACAGcgcctccatgtctctctgagtCTGACCAGACAGGAGGACAGAACCAACACCAGAACTCCTGTCCATCATCCTCAACCACCACCAAGCCCATGGACCCCGTCCTGAAGAGCCAGATCACCAAGAGGAAGAGGATGGTCCTCATCAAGGAGAAGAAAGCTGCCCAGACCCTCAGTGCCATCCTCCTGGCCTTCATCCTAACATGGACTCCGTACAACATCATGGTGCTCATCTCCACCTTCTGTTCTGActgtatccctgtgtctctctggcACCTGGGCTACTGGCTCTGCTATGTCAACAGCACCATCAACCCCATGTGTTATGCGTTGTGTAACAAGACTTTTCAGAAGACCTTTAAGATGCTGTTGATGTGTCagtggaggaagaagagaggggaggataagCTGTACTGGTGCGGACAGAACCCGGCCATCAACAGCAAGATGACATGA